Proteins from a single region of Haloterrigena alkaliphila:
- a CDS encoding ATP-dependent helicase, with protein MSGNDRLELPVADDALPFDPDATSIEDRDVFDLLEPAVQEWWLEAFGEYVPENEGFFTPPQRGAIPKIHEGTNTLICAPTGSGKTLASFTSIINYLYQKDRERADGLENSVYCLYVSPLKSLANDIHRNLEVPLEGIERIVDERDDGAEMGEIRHAIRHGDTSSSDRQKMLEETPHILNTTPETLAILLNSPKFREKLRTVEYVIVDEIHSLAAGKRGTHLSVSLERLEAMVEDEITRIGCSATIEPLEGVAEFLVGREEPGGPSRNYEIVDARFAREFDIELECPTDDLINTPREIVQQRFYRMLHEHIQDHTNTLVFTNTRSGAERVLHNLRETFDAYDEKNSGCHHGSLSKDVRHDVERRLKEGGLDVVTSSTSLELGIDMPHVDLVVQVGSPKSVAALLQRVGRAGHRVGQTVTGRVIALDRDELLECAVMLKKAEEGFVDSVSIPENAQDVAAQQVYGMAIAEIRPESEVTGILRRAYPYRNYGDAEWESLVRYLTAEYAGLEDRNVYAKIWRDENDPPEGEHHHEAYPVGERLIGKRGRLARVIYMTNIGTIPDSFTCDVKTRAGDEWVGQLDESYLDTLEKGDVFVLGGDHFEYRYRRGSKVYVDRTSARPTVPSWYSERLPLSYDLGREILDFQGALLERYDEGGPPQVRAWLREFPLDDDSVRAIARLFEYQFRYAGTESVSTRDRLAIEVVRDRDEYERHYYVHSTYGRKFNDGLSRLLAYRCAQEATANVQVAVADNGFVLSMPLNRKVDIEGIVDDLAPDDVRDDLRAALAGTDLLQRYFRINATRSLMILKRYKGYEKSASEQQVSSEMLLGFAEDLEEFAVIEETYREILEDKLNVDEIEAIVGDLESGELTVARHLLDSPTPRAFGLATLSASDVVLAEDESAALQAFHDHVLEEIGEESLQGLSAGATDE; from the coding sequence ATGAGCGGGAACGACCGCCTCGAGTTGCCGGTCGCCGACGACGCCCTCCCCTTCGATCCGGACGCGACGTCGATCGAGGATCGCGACGTCTTCGACCTCCTCGAGCCGGCGGTCCAGGAGTGGTGGCTCGAGGCGTTCGGCGAGTACGTTCCCGAGAACGAGGGCTTCTTCACGCCGCCCCAGCGGGGCGCGATCCCGAAGATCCACGAGGGGACGAACACGCTGATCTGTGCGCCGACCGGGAGCGGCAAAACGCTCGCGTCGTTCACGTCGATCATCAACTATCTGTACCAGAAAGATCGGGAGCGCGCCGACGGCCTCGAGAACTCCGTCTACTGCCTCTACGTCTCGCCGCTCAAATCGCTGGCCAACGACATCCACCGGAATCTCGAGGTCCCCCTCGAGGGAATCGAAAGAATCGTCGACGAACGGGACGACGGGGCGGAGATGGGCGAGATCCGCCACGCCATCCGCCACGGCGACACCTCCTCGAGCGACCGTCAGAAGATGCTCGAGGAGACGCCCCACATTCTGAACACGACACCCGAGACGCTCGCAATTTTGTTGAACTCGCCGAAGTTCCGCGAGAAACTGCGGACCGTCGAGTACGTCATCGTCGACGAGATCCACTCGCTGGCGGCTGGCAAGCGCGGAACCCACCTCTCAGTGAGCCTCGAGCGACTCGAGGCGATGGTCGAGGACGAGATCACGCGAATCGGCTGTTCGGCGACGATCGAACCGCTCGAGGGGGTCGCGGAGTTTCTGGTCGGCCGAGAAGAGCCGGGTGGACCGTCTCGAAACTACGAAATCGTCGACGCGCGCTTCGCCCGCGAGTTCGACATCGAACTCGAGTGTCCGACCGACGACCTGATCAACACGCCCCGCGAGATCGTCCAGCAGCGGTTCTACCGGATGCTCCACGAGCACATCCAGGACCACACGAACACGCTCGTCTTCACGAACACCCGGTCGGGCGCCGAGCGGGTCCTGCACAACCTCCGTGAGACGTTCGACGCCTACGACGAGAAGAACTCGGGCTGTCACCACGGCAGCCTCTCGAAGGACGTCCGCCACGACGTCGAGCGGCGACTCAAGGAGGGCGGTCTCGACGTGGTGACGTCCTCGACGAGCCTCGAACTGGGGATCGACATGCCCCACGTCGACCTCGTGGTGCAAGTGGGGTCTCCCAAATCCGTCGCCGCGCTGCTCCAGCGCGTCGGCCGCGCGGGCCACCGCGTCGGCCAGACGGTGACGGGTCGGGTGATCGCCCTCGATCGGGACGAACTCCTCGAGTGTGCGGTCATGCTCAAGAAGGCCGAAGAGGGGTTCGTCGACTCCGTCTCCATCCCCGAGAACGCCCAGGACGTCGCCGCCCAGCAGGTCTACGGGATGGCCATCGCCGAGATCCGCCCCGAGTCGGAGGTGACGGGTATCCTCCGGCGCGCGTACCCCTACCGAAACTACGGCGACGCGGAGTGGGAGTCCCTCGTGCGGTATCTCACCGCCGAGTACGCCGGCTTAGAGGACCGCAACGTCTACGCGAAGATCTGGCGCGACGAGAACGATCCGCCGGAGGGCGAACACCACCACGAGGCGTACCCCGTCGGCGAACGGCTGATCGGCAAGCGCGGCCGCCTGGCGCGGGTCATCTACATGACCAACATCGGAACCATTCCGGACTCGTTCACCTGCGACGTCAAGACGCGCGCGGGCGACGAGTGGGTCGGCCAGTTAGACGAGAGCTACCTCGACACCCTCGAGAAGGGCGACGTCTTCGTGCTGGGCGGCGACCACTTCGAGTACCGCTACCGGCGGGGCTCGAAGGTCTACGTCGATCGCACGAGCGCGCGCCCGACCGTCCCATCGTGGTACTCCGAGCGCCTGCCCCTCTCCTACGACCTCGGCCGAGAGATCCTCGACTTTCAGGGCGCCCTCCTCGAGCGCTACGACGAGGGCGGCCCCCCGCAGGTCCGCGCGTGGCTGCGGGAGTTTCCGCTGGACGACGACAGCGTGCGCGCGATCGCCCGGCTGTTCGAGTACCAGTTCCGGTACGCCGGAACCGAGAGCGTCAGCACCCGCGACCGCCTCGCGATCGAAGTGGTTCGGGACCGCGACGAGTACGAGCGCCACTACTACGTCCACTCCACGTACGGGCGGAAGTTCAACGACGGCCTCTCGCGGCTGCTGGCCTACCGCTGCGCCCAGGAGGCGACCGCCAACGTCCAGGTCGCCGTCGCCGACAACGGCTTCGTCCTCTCGATGCCCCTGAACCGGAAGGTCGACATCGAGGGTATCGTCGACGACCTCGCTCCCGACGACGTTCGCGACGACCTGCGCGCGGCGCTCGCCGGCACCGACCTCCTCCAGCGGTACTTCCGGATCAACGCGACCCGCTCGCTGATGATCCTCAAGCGGTACAAGGGCTACGAGAAGTCCGCCAGCGAACAGCAAGTCTCCAGCGAGATGCTGCTTGGCTTCGCGGAGGACTTAGAGGAGTTCGCCGTCATCGAGGAGACCTACCGCGAGATCCTCGAGGACAAACTCAACGTCGACGAGATCGAGGCGATCGTCGGCGACCTCGAGAGCGGCGAGCTAACCGTCGCACGTCACCTCCTCGACTCGCCGACGCCGCGCGCGTTCGGGCTCGCGACCCTCTCGGCCAGCGACGTCGTCCTCGCGGAAGACGAGAGCGCCGCACTGCAGGCGTTTCACGACCACGTCCTCGAGGAGATCGGCGAAGAGTCGCTACAGGGGCTCTCGGCCGGGGCCACGGACGAATAG